The Penaeus chinensis breed Huanghai No. 1 chromosome 16, ASM1920278v2, whole genome shotgun sequence genome window below encodes:
- the LOC125033183 gene encoding peptidyl-prolyl cis-trans isomerase FKBP62-like — translation MRIIDIACWEVLNVEGEWAYNGKSAPRDGSKICAHITNECCSCEIELLESRYLVCEAEETVVFGEAVSAFDRSLELALSVMNDEETALINIKLPRKFVDDNTDNDDITFTCQLSLKIIENAKLIFEYSPEEKMARAIRYKNLGVGLYKEGSFSKQVSAFFMFSQSVKWLVTINTEEAQSSLAEIKAIKMHCYNNLGLYHLRNSQYRLAVAATVTVLNEDPDNVKALYRRSVANTELQNYEKAAEDIQAALVLDPNNTLIKKQMEILKKRQKMLSHKYAEAMKKYFA, via the coding sequence ATGAGGATCATTGACATTGCATGCTGGGAAGTGCTAAATGTGGAGGGCGAGTGGGCCTACAATGGCAAGAGTGCTCCAAGAGATGGTTCAAAAATATGTGCGCACATAACCAACGAGTGCTGCTCATGCGAGATAGAGCTGCTTGAATCACGGTATCTAGTATGTGAGGCTGAGGAAACCGTAGTCTTTGGAGAGGCTGTCTCTGCATTCGACCGATCCCTGGAATTGGCCCTTTCAGTGATGAATGATGAGGAAACAGCCCTCATCAATATCAAACTACCAAGAAAATTTGTGGATGATAATACAGACAATGACGATATCACATTCACTTGCCAGTTAAGCCTGAAGATTATAGAAAATGCAAAGCTAATTTTTGAGTACAGCCCAGAAGAGAAAATGGCCAGGGCCATTAGGTACAAGAACCTAGGCGTTGGCCTGTATAAAGAGGGCAGTTTTTCCAAGCAAGTCTCGGCCTTTTTCATGTTCAGCCAGTCTGTGAAGTGGCTGGTAACAATCAATACAGAGGAGGCACAAAGCAGCCTGGCTGAGATTAAGGCAATCAAGATGCACTGTTACAACAACCTGGGGCTTTACCATTTGCGCAACAGTCAGTATCGACTGGCTGTGGCAGCCACAGTGACTGTCCTTAATGAAGACCCTGACAACGTCAAAGCCCTTTACCGGCGCTCTGTGGCAAACACTGAGCTGCAAAACTATGAAAAGGCTGCAGAAGACATTCAGGCAGCCCTTGTGCTTGATCCTAACAACACCCTCATCAAGAAGCAGATGGAAATTCTCAAGAAACGGCAAAAGATGCTTTCTCACAAGTATGCTGAGGCAATGAAAAAATATTTTGCCTAA
- the LOC125033184 gene encoding piggyBac transposable element-derived protein 4-like, whose product MGWLSRKTSAVGTVCLNRHHMPRDLKIRKRGDVDSRSSPTGMLAQSWMDVKQVNMLSTVHTSHMVQVQRRGGLLVAKPECVVAYNDV is encoded by the exons ATGGGTTGGCTG TCTAGGAAAACTAGTGCAGTGGGGACTGTGTGCCTGAACCGCCACCACATGCCTCGTGATTTGAAGATCCGGAAGCGGGGGGACGTGGACTCCCGGAGTTCTCCAACAGGCATGTTGGCGCAATCCTGGATGGACGTGAAACAGGTGAACATGTTGTCAACAGTCCACACGTCACACATGGTTCAGGTTCAGCGCCGTGGAGGTCTGCTGGTCGCGAAGCCAGAGTGCGTCGTTGCCTACAACGATGTATAA